The following are from one region of the Salminus brasiliensis chromosome 14, fSalBra1.hap2, whole genome shotgun sequence genome:
- the bhlhe23 gene encoding class E basic helix-loop-helix protein 23: MNAREENLLKSISGDALLDLTQRYGQSALGFGTGRSGESPARCYPLAPSAAAAAAADFLSARAAAKAGESGGEHTSDDDDGFELDGRKRSPAFHDVHGDGHLDSGHDGDDKRAGGGALAKKPKEQRSLRLSINARERRRMHDLNDALDGLRAVIPYAHSPSVRKLSKIATLLLAKNYILMQAQALEEMRRLVAYLNQGQAVTSSPVAPALAPFGQAAVYPFTGAALASCAEKCAYPGSPASLFKHCGDKP, from the coding sequence ATGAACGCCAGAGAGGAGAACCTGCTGAAGTCGATCAGCGGCGACGCGCTGCTGGACCTCACGCAGCGCTACGGTCAGTCAGCGCTGGGCTTCGGGACCGGCCGCAGTGGCGAGAGCCCCGCGCGCTGCTACCCCCTCGCACCCTcggccgccgccgccgccgcggCGGATTTCCTGTCCGCGCGCGCGGCTGCCAAAGCCGGCGAGAGCGGCGGCGAGCACACGAGCGACGACGACGACGGCTTCGAGCTGGACGGGCGCAAGCGGAGCCCCGCGTTCCACGACGTGCACGGCGACGGCCACCTGGACAGCGGGCACGACGGCGACGACAAGCGCGCGGGAGGTGGCGCGCTCGCCAAGAAGCCCAAGGAGCAGCGCTCGCTGCGCCTCAGCATCAACGCGCGCGAGCGGCGGCGCATGCACGACCTGAACGACGCGCTGGACGGCCTGCGCGCAGTCATCCCCTACGCGCACAGCCCGTCCGTGCGCAAACTCTCCAAGATCGCCACGCTGCTGCTCGCCAAGAACTACATCCTGATGCAGGCGCAGGCGCTCGAGGAGATGCGCCGGCTCGTGGCCTACCTCAACCAGGGCCAGGCGGTCACGTCGTCGCCCGTGGCGCCCGCGCTCGCACCCTTCGGACAGGCCGCCGTGTACCCGTTCACGGGCGCGGCGCTGGCCAGCTGCGCCGAGAAGTGCGCGTACCCGGGCTCGCCCGCGAGCCTCTTCAAACACTGCGGGGACAAGCCTTGA